The Chryseobacterium nakagawai genome has a segment encoding these proteins:
- a CDS encoding HipA family kinase — protein MQNLRTVTVMRYILPLREGGSLPALAEADDDFKYVLKFRGAGHGVKMLISEFIGGKITEALGLKIPELVFVNLDADFGRTEADEEIQDLLKFSEGLNLGLHYLSGSITYDPGVSVDPLLASKIVWLDAFITNIDRTFKNANMLMWNKELWIIDNGASFYFHHSWQNFDAAAKTPFKYVKDHVLLPKAKMLDEADKFAHEVLNETLFRDIVNAIPEDWLHWNDADETPEEIREIYFQFLTTRLENSQIFVNEAKNARG, from the coding sequence ATGCAGAATTTAAGAACAGTAACGGTAATGCGTTACATTCTGCCATTGAGAGAGGGAGGCTCCCTTCCCGCTTTGGCAGAAGCTGATGATGACTTTAAGTATGTCTTAAAGTTCCGTGGCGCGGGCCATGGAGTTAAAATGCTGATCTCAGAATTTATAGGCGGAAAGATTACAGAAGCGTTGGGTCTAAAGATTCCTGAATTGGTTTTTGTTAATCTTGATGCAGATTTCGGAAGAACAGAAGCCGATGAGGAAATACAGGATCTGCTAAAATTCTCAGAGGGTTTAAATCTCGGGTTGCATTACCTTTCCGGTTCCATCACCTATGATCCGGGAGTGAGTGTAGATCCGCTTCTGGCCTCAAAAATAGTATGGTTAGATGCCTTTATTACCAATATTGACCGTACATTTAAGAATGCCAATATGCTGATGTGGAATAAAGAGCTTTGGATCATTGATAACGGTGCTTCATTTTATTTCCATCATTCATGGCAGAATTTTGATGCAGCGGCTAAAACTCCGTTCAAATATGTGAAAGATCATGTTCTTCTTCCAAAGGCTAAAATGCTGGATGAAGCAGATAAGTTTGCGCATGAAGTACTGAACGAAACTCTTTTCAGGGATATTGTGAATGCTATTCCTGAAGATTGGCTGCACTGGAACGATGCGGATGAAACTCCCGAAGAGATTCGTGAAATTTATTTTCAGTTTCTGACAACCCGATTAGAAAATTCTCAAATCTTTGTAAACGAAGCCAAAAATGCAAGAGGATAA
- a CDS encoding carbon starvation CstA family protein translates to MDFLNNINALTLIFTSVLIFAIAYRFYGIFIANKVLKLNDHHTTPAVEFADGKDYVATNKNVLFGHHFAAIAAAGPLVGPVLAAQFGYLPGALWILIGCVLGGGVHDMVVLFASVRHKGQSLATIASKEIGKTTGTVAGFAILFILILTLAGLSLACINAMHEASWSLFTVIITMPIAIIMGLIMRYKKNSVLFASILGGILLIAGIIGGHSLMQNPTLNNLFSWDIKTISIAIPLYGFLASVLPVWLLLVPRDYLSTYLKIGTIIMLAIGVIVIHPTVQMPAITAFVNGGGPVIGGPVLPFIFIVIACGAISGFHAVIATGTTPKMLNKEREILFVGYGAMLVEGFVALMALIAACTLMPGDYFAINTPKEAYDSFLATHPSLHGVDIDYYSQKIGIDLYGRTGGAVSLAVGMAHIFNKIPYMDQLTAYWYNFAIMFEAVFILTAIDAGTRVGRFFLQEMLGSVIPKFNDKNWGPGIIISSLLFTFAWGYLVYTGNVSSIWPLFGISNQLLAACGLIVCTTMLIRMNRGKYALCSAIPGVFMAIITFWAGYIQVASIYIPKKQYLLAALAVTAMILMLIVFIGAFRKWYQLLQINTTEIDYYGEPVKELVER, encoded by the coding sequence ATGGATTTCCTGAACAATATCAATGCGCTTACTCTTATTTTTACATCGGTACTTATTTTTGCTATAGCCTATAGGTTTTATGGTATTTTCATTGCCAACAAAGTACTTAAACTTAATGATCATCACACCACTCCCGCAGTAGAATTTGCAGATGGAAAAGATTATGTAGCAACGAATAAAAATGTACTTTTCGGACACCATTTTGCTGCTATTGCTGCCGCTGGACCTCTTGTGGGACCTGTTTTGGCTGCTCAATTCGGGTATTTGCCCGGCGCTCTTTGGATTTTAATTGGGTGTGTATTGGGCGGAGGAGTGCATGACATGGTTGTTTTATTTGCTTCAGTTCGGCATAAGGGACAAAGCCTTGCTACCATTGCTTCGAAAGAAATTGGTAAAACAACCGGAACAGTAGCCGGTTTTGCCATTTTATTCATATTAATTCTCACATTGGCAGGATTGTCACTTGCCTGTATTAATGCGATGCACGAAGCCTCATGGTCATTATTTACCGTAATCATTACAATGCCTATTGCCATCATCATGGGGCTGATTATGCGTTATAAAAAAAATAGTGTTCTTTTTGCCAGTATTCTGGGAGGAATCCTATTAATTGCCGGAATTATCGGTGGGCATAGTCTTATGCAGAATCCTACCCTGAATAATTTATTTTCATGGGATATTAAAACCATTTCTATTGCTATACCTCTTTATGGTTTCCTGGCATCAGTATTGCCGGTCTGGCTGCTTTTAGTTCCGAGAGATTATCTTTCAACTTATCTTAAAATCGGGACGATCATTATGCTAGCCATTGGCGTTATTGTCATCCATCCTACTGTACAGATGCCAGCTATTACAGCATTTGTAAATGGTGGTGGCCCTGTCATTGGAGGTCCTGTACTTCCCTTTATTTTTATTGTGATTGCCTGTGGAGCAATTTCAGGATTTCATGCAGTGATCGCTACCGGAACAACTCCTAAAATGCTCAACAAAGAAAGAGAAATTCTTTTCGTGGGATATGGTGCCATGCTGGTAGAAGGTTTTGTTGCACTCATGGCTTTGATTGCTGCCTGCACCCTGATGCCTGGCGACTATTTCGCCATCAATACCCCAAAAGAGGCCTATGATTCATTCCTGGCAACGCATCCTTCATTACATGGAGTAGACATCGATTATTATTCTCAAAAAATAGGTATTGACCTTTATGGGAGAACAGGCGGTGCCGTATCTCTGGCAGTAGGAATGGCTCATATTTTTAACAAAATTCCTTATATGGATCAACTGACCGCCTACTGGTATAATTTTGCCATTATGTTTGAAGCTGTATTTATTCTTACCGCCATTGATGCAGGGACCAGAGTGGGACGCTTTTTCTTACAGGAGATGTTGGGATCTGTTATTCCGAAATTTAATGATAAAAACTGGGGTCCCGGAATTATAATCAGCAGCTTACTATTTACTTTCGCTTGGGGATATCTGGTGTATACCGGAAATGTAAGTAGTATCTGGCCGTTGTTTGGTATCAGCAACCAGCTACTGGCCGCCTGTGGACTTATTGTATGTACCACAATGCTCATTAGAATGAATAGAGGTAAATATGCACTCTGTTCAGCGATTCCCGGTGTTTTTATGGCAATCATAACTTTCTGGGCTGGATATATTCAGGTAGCTAGCATTTATATTCCTAAAAAGCAGTATCTATTGGCTGCTTTAGCTGTAACGGCAATGATACTGATGCTGATTGTTTTCATAGGAGCTTTCCGAAAATGGTACCAGCTTCTTCAGATCAATACAACCGAGATTGATTATTACGGTGAACCGGTGAAAGAGCTGGTAGAGAGATAA
- a CDS encoding alpha/beta hydrolase translates to MKSFNSISINRFFISLFFIVFLSSTQIVFSQTFSQSPEKVKRAKSTLLPEIATISENIVYKTGKKGDSLALDLYTPKNIPGKLPVLIYVHGGGWIEGSKAVYADNYLETTIAKLMEKQYAVISINYTLLNDSTHFPLPLEDTKDAVRWVRKNAEKYNFDTNNIGLFGASAGAHLSLVAAYTPDDMFKGSPDLSPYSARVNYVVDHYGPVDLNKLFHTKLGIIPVAMIGMVSKKIVNLQQGLVKGISGYDLTKDQDRAIDYLKTISPATYTETGVPTLIVQGNKDKIVPLSQSKKLHRRLKRAKVETSLIIIDNGVHSFSTTDKAALDTMTDQTVDFIVSQKNKTIH, encoded by the coding sequence ATGAAATCATTTAACTCCATATCAATAAACAGGTTTTTTATAAGCCTGTTTTTTATTGTGTTCTTAAGCTCTACCCAAATCGTCTTCTCCCAGACATTTTCTCAGTCCCCTGAAAAAGTTAAACGGGCAAAAAGTACACTTCTCCCAGAAATAGCAACAATTTCTGAGAATATTGTTTATAAAACTGGTAAAAAAGGAGATTCTTTAGCTCTGGATTTATACACTCCAAAGAATATTCCCGGTAAACTTCCGGTACTCATCTATGTTCACGGAGGTGGATGGATAGAAGGCAGTAAAGCCGTTTATGCTGACAATTATCTTGAAACAACGATTGCCAAACTGATGGAAAAGCAATATGCCGTGATCAGTATCAATTATACCCTTCTGAATGATAGCACCCACTTTCCTCTTCCTTTGGAAGATACCAAGGATGCGGTACGATGGGTAAGAAAGAATGCTGAAAAATATAACTTCGACACCAATAATATTGGTCTATTCGGAGCCTCAGCTGGAGCACACCTTTCTCTCGTAGCTGCTTATACTCCAGATGACATGTTCAAAGGAAGTCCTGACCTTTCACCTTATTCAGCAAGAGTAAATTATGTAGTTGACCATTACGGACCTGTTGATCTGAACAAACTTTTTCATACCAAACTGGGAATAATTCCGGTAGCCATGATTGGAATGGTTTCAAAAAAGATTGTTAATTTACAGCAAGGCTTGGTAAAAGGAATCTCAGGATATGATTTAACAAAAGATCAGGATAGAGCCATCGATTATCTAAAAACTATATCTCCTGCAACCTATACAGAAACGGGAGTTCCGACTTTAATTGTTCAGGGGAATAAAGATAAAATAGTTCCTCTAAGTCAATCTAAAAAATTACACAGAAGACTTAAACGCGCAAAAGTAGAAACTTCTTTAATTATCATTGATAATGGAGTTCATAGTTTTTCTACAACAGATAAAGCAGCTCTTGATACAATGACAGATCAAACGGTAGACTTTATCGTTTCTCAAAAAAATAAAACTATACATTAG
- the thiM gene encoding hydroxyethylthiazole kinase — protein MEKNLWQQVQLVRQKSPLVHNITNYVVMNNTANALLAAGASPIMAHAHSEIKEMINIAHSVVINIGTLDEYWAESMLIAAEVANTHHKPWVLDPVGAGATSFRDQTLHQLLQFHPTVIRGNASEIIALAQINKTATKGVDSTAESNDAVEAAHILVNQYNAIVCISGETDIILNQNQSIQIKNGHALMTKVTGLGCSATALIGAFIGVTEDTISGTTAAMSLLGIAGEMAVRESKGPGSLQVNLIDKLYNITEEEFNGHLKIERS, from the coding sequence ATGGAAAAAAATCTTTGGCAACAAGTTCAGCTTGTAAGACAAAAGTCTCCTCTTGTTCATAATATTACCAATTATGTAGTAATGAACAATACAGCCAATGCTCTTTTGGCTGCAGGAGCTTCTCCGATTATGGCACACGCCCACTCTGAAATCAAAGAAATGATCAATATAGCCCATTCGGTGGTTATTAATATTGGTACCCTTGATGAATACTGGGCAGAATCTATGCTTATAGCTGCTGAAGTGGCAAATACACATCATAAACCATGGGTACTGGATCCGGTAGGGGCAGGAGCCACCTCTTTTCGTGATCAGACATTGCATCAGCTGTTACAGTTTCATCCAACAGTGATCAGAGGTAATGCTTCTGAGATTATTGCTCTTGCCCAAATCAATAAAACAGCTACTAAAGGAGTAGACAGTACAGCAGAAAGTAATGACGCTGTTGAAGCAGCACACATTCTGGTTAACCAATACAACGCTATTGTATGTATTTCGGGTGAAACGGATATTATCCTGAACCAAAATCAATCTATACAAATCAAAAACGGACATGCTCTCATGACCAAAGTAACGGGTCTGGGATGTTCTGCAACAGCATTAATCGGAGCATTTATAGGTGTTACGGAAGATACAATATCTGGAACTACCGCTGCAATGTCATTATTGGGAATAGCAGGCGAAATGGCTGTTCGTGAAAGTAAAGGCCCAGGCAGTCTTCAAGTCAACTTGATTGATAAACTCTACAACATTACAGAAGAAGAATTTAACGGTCATTTAAAAATTGAAAGATCATGA
- the thiE gene encoding thiamine phosphate synthase, whose translation MSINTFPYSLYLVISEADCMGKNFLEVAQQSILGGVDIIQLREKNDNNEIFLQKARQLIEITDKYGIPLIINDNITVTEKVNSAGIHVGNSDATPRDLRQRPLIGNKMIGYSIEHLTQLGNEQTAVADYLGISPVFKTKTKTDTIIEWGLEGITQIRQLTEKPLVAIGNIHLKNARAVINAGADCLAVVSAICSAADPQKAAYELKNEIVK comes from the coding sequence ATGAGTATAAATACTTTCCCTTACTCATTATACCTGGTAATTTCTGAAGCAGATTGTATGGGAAAAAACTTCCTGGAAGTTGCTCAACAGTCCATATTAGGAGGTGTGGATATTATACAGCTTCGTGAAAAAAATGACAACAATGAAATATTCCTTCAAAAAGCCAGACAGCTTATTGAAATTACAGATAAATATGGTATTCCTCTTATCATCAACGATAATATTACTGTTACTGAAAAAGTAAATTCGGCAGGAATACACGTTGGCAACAGTGATGCAACTCCTCGGGATCTAAGGCAGCGGCCTTTGATCGGGAATAAAATGATTGGTTATTCTATAGAACACCTGACTCAGCTTGGCAACGAACAAACTGCAGTAGCCGACTATCTGGGAATAAGCCCTGTTTTTAAAACAAAAACCAAAACAGATACTATTATAGAATGGGGATTGGAAGGAATTACTCAAATCAGGCAACTTACAGAAAAACCTTTGGTCGCAATAGGCAATATTCATCTGAAAAATGCAAGAGCAGTAATTAATGCCGGAGCAGATTGTCTTGCAGTAGTTTCCGCAATATGCAGTGCTGCTGATCCTCAAAAAGCAGCGTATGAATTAAAAAATGAAATTGTAAAATGA
- a CDS encoding flavin reductase family protein, giving the protein MKTVTPSEITAVQLQTIMQTAVSPRPIALASTVDGDGNHNLSPFSFFNMFSTVPPILIFSPSRRVRDNTTKHTLENVLEVPEVVIGTVNFPIVQQISLASTEYETGVNEFVKSGLTMKDADLIQPKLIEECPVNFECKVLEIKHLGNQGGSGNLVICEVQKIHIREEYLNEAGNLDQQKLDMVARLGSNWYSRSNENSLFEVPKPLVTKGIGFDLLPDAIKYSKVFTGNDLGMLANVEVLPSGEYYSDENIHEDAQKLLLESNIEEAWKILIK; this is encoded by the coding sequence ATGAAAACAGTAACCCCCTCTGAGATAACTGCCGTACAGCTTCAGACCATCATGCAAACCGCCGTTTCACCTCGTCCTATTGCATTGGCTTCTACGGTGGATGGAGACGGCAATCATAACTTATCTCCATTCAGTTTTTTCAATATGTTCAGTACGGTTCCTCCAATTCTGATCTTTTCACCATCGAGGAGAGTACGTGACAATACTACAAAACATACGCTTGAAAATGTATTAGAAGTACCGGAAGTTGTTATTGGAACAGTAAACTTTCCAATCGTACAGCAGATTTCTTTGGCCTCTACGGAGTATGAAACAGGAGTCAATGAATTTGTAAAGTCTGGTCTTACGATGAAAGACGCTGACCTGATACAACCCAAACTGATTGAAGAATGCCCTGTGAACTTTGAATGTAAAGTCTTAGAAATAAAACATTTAGGAAACCAAGGAGGATCAGGAAATCTTGTAATCTGTGAGGTTCAGAAGATTCATATCAGGGAAGAATACCTGAATGAAGCAGGAAATTTAGATCAGCAAAAACTGGATATGGTCGCCCGTTTAGGGAGCAACTGGTATTCCAGAAGTAATGAAAACAGCCTTTTTGAAGTTCCTAAACCTTTGGTAACAAAAGGAATTGGCTTTGATCTTTTGCCGGATGCTATCAAATACAGTAAAGTATTTACAGGAAATGATTTGGGAATGCTGGCGAACGTTGAAGTTTTACCTTCCGGAGAATATTATTCTGATGAAAATATTCATGAAGATGCCCAAAAGCTATTGTTGGAAAGCAACATTGAAGAAGCCTGGAAGATTTTAATTAAATAA
- a CDS encoding DUF3037 domain-containing protein, with product MQEDKIYEYAVIRLVPKVEREEFFNIGLVMFSKREKFIRVEFYLCPDKFKLMHSKLDYDDITQNLESFQKIANGDKDGGPIAQFDIPERFRWLTAVRSAVVQTSRPHPGKSKDLNTTFGKLFEELVK from the coding sequence ATGCAAGAGGATAAAATATACGAATATGCGGTAATACGCTTGGTACCAAAAGTTGAGAGAGAAGAATTTTTCAATATCGGATTGGTCATGTTTTCTAAAAGGGAAAAGTTCATCCGCGTGGAATTCTATTTATGTCCTGATAAATTCAAGCTGATGCACAGCAAACTGGACTATGATGATATCACCCAAAACCTGGAGAGCTTTCAGAAAATTGCCAATGGAGATAAGGATGGCGGACCTATTGCTCAGTTTGATATTCCTGAACGATTCCGTTGGCTTACTGCTGTAAGAAGCGCTGTTGTACAAACTTCAAGACCTCATCCTGGAAAATCTAAGGATCTAAATACCACTTTTGGTAAACTTTTTGAGGAGTTAGTAAAGTAA
- the fahA gene encoding fumarylacetoacetase, with amino-acid sequence MKSFVDYSSNSDFSIYNIPFGVAVFNKEYIGCCTRIGDQVIDLATLYDLGYFEDIEGLDDNVFEAYTINEFIELGKPVTNAVRTKIQALLQEGSALSKDQKTIEEAFYDLDKVKMMMPVHIPNYTDFYSSIEHATNVGKMFRDPANALLPNWKHLPVGYHGRASSIVVSGTEINRPKGQTKPADADKPVFGPCKQLDFELEMAFIINKNTEMGESISTKDAEDAIFGMVVFNDWSARDIQAWEYVPLGPFLAKNFGSSISPWVVTLEALEPFRTASPTQDPEVLDYLKFEGDKNYDINLEVYIQPENGEQNLICESNYKHMYWNMTQQLAHHTVNGCNVEVGDMYASGTISGSDPKSFGSMLELTWRGQNPLSLSNGEERKFIEDRDTVTMKAWAEKDGVRVGFGEVSGKIIPTH; translated from the coding sequence ATGAAATCATTTGTAGACTATTCCTCAAATTCGGATTTTTCTATATATAATATTCCTTTTGGAGTAGCAGTATTCAATAAAGAATATATCGGATGCTGTACAAGAATCGGAGATCAGGTTATTGATCTTGCTACCCTTTATGATCTTGGCTATTTTGAAGACATTGAAGGATTGGACGACAATGTTTTTGAAGCCTACACCATCAACGAATTTATCGAATTGGGTAAACCTGTTACCAATGCTGTTCGTACAAAGATTCAGGCATTATTACAGGAAGGTTCGGCATTGTCAAAAGATCAGAAAACAATTGAAGAGGCATTCTATGATCTTGATAAAGTAAAAATGATGATGCCGGTTCATATTCCAAACTATACAGACTTCTACAGCAGCATTGAACATGCTACCAACGTAGGAAAAATGTTCCGTGACCCTGCCAATGCCTTACTCCCTAACTGGAAACATTTACCGGTAGGTTACCACGGAAGAGCTTCTTCTATTGTTGTTTCCGGAACAGAAATTAACCGTCCTAAAGGTCAGACAAAACCAGCTGATGCAGATAAACCTGTTTTTGGGCCTTGCAAACAATTGGATTTTGAATTGGAAATGGCTTTCATCATCAACAAAAATACGGAGATGGGAGAAAGTATTTCTACTAAAGATGCTGAAGATGCGATCTTCGGAATGGTGGTATTTAACGACTGGTCTGCGAGAGACATCCAAGCATGGGAATATGTTCCACTAGGGCCATTCCTTGCGAAAAACTTTGGTTCATCTATTTCTCCATGGGTAGTTACCCTTGAAGCTTTGGAACCATTCAGAACCGCCTCTCCTACACAGGATCCTGAAGTTTTAGATTATTTAAAATTTGAAGGAGACAAAAACTACGATATCAACCTTGAAGTTTATATCCAGCCTGAAAATGGGGAACAAAATCTGATCTGCGAAAGTAACTACAAGCATATGTACTGGAACATGACCCAACAATTGGCTCACCATACCGTAAATGGATGTAATGTAGAAGTTGGCGATATGTATGCAAGTGGAACAATTTCAGGAAGTGATCCAAAATCTTTCGGTTCTATGCTTGAATTAACGTGGAGAGGTCAAAATCCTTTATCATTAAGCAATGGTGAAGAAAGAAAATTCATTGAAGATCGTGATACCGTTACCATGAAGGCATGGGCTGAGAAAGATGGTGTGAGAGTAGGTTTCGGTGAAGTTTCCGGTAAAATTATCCCAACACATTAA
- the hppD gene encoding 4-hydroxyphenylpyruvate dioxygenase, translating to MSTLTFAEKIAQAENFLPINGTDYIEFYVGNAKQAAHYYKTAFGFQSVAYAGPETGVRDRASYVLQQGKIRLVLTTGLTSESPISEHVKKHGDGVKILALWVDDAYAAFEETTKRGGKPYLEPVTLTDEHGEVRMSGIYTYGETVHMFVERKNYNGAFMPGYEKWESNYQPEEAGLLYVDHCVGNVDWNRMIPTVEWYEKVMGFVNILSFDDKQINTEYSALMSKVMSNGNGFAKFPINEPAEGKKKSQVEEYLDFYEGEGVQHIAVATKDIIHTVTELKKRGVEFLSAPPEAYYDMVPQRVGHIDEDLKKLQDLGILIDHDEEGYLLQIFTKPVEDRPTLFFEIIERHGAQSFGAGNFKALFEALEREQERRGNL from the coding sequence ATGTCAACACTTACATTTGCCGAGAAGATTGCTCAAGCAGAGAATTTCTTACCGATTAACGGTACAGATTATATTGAGTTTTATGTAGGAAATGCAAAACAGGCTGCCCATTATTACAAAACCGCTTTCGGTTTTCAGTCTGTAGCATATGCGGGTCCTGAAACAGGAGTAAGAGACCGCGCATCTTATGTGCTTCAACAGGGAAAAATCAGATTAGTACTTACTACAGGGCTTACCTCTGAATCTCCTATCAGCGAACACGTAAAAAAACATGGTGACGGAGTAAAAATTTTGGCACTTTGGGTAGATGATGCATATGCAGCTTTCGAAGAAACAACTAAAAGAGGAGGAAAACCTTATTTAGAGCCTGTAACTTTAACTGATGAGCATGGTGAAGTAAGAATGTCCGGTATCTATACGTACGGAGAAACTGTTCACATGTTTGTGGAAAGAAAAAATTACAATGGAGCTTTCATGCCTGGGTATGAAAAATGGGAAAGTAACTACCAACCTGAAGAAGCTGGCTTATTGTACGTAGACCACTGTGTAGGAAACGTAGACTGGAACAGAATGATCCCTACTGTGGAATGGTATGAAAAAGTAATGGGATTTGTGAATATCCTTTCTTTTGATGACAAACAGATCAACACAGAATATTCTGCATTGATGTCTAAAGTAATGTCAAATGGAAATGGATTTGCAAAATTCCCGATCAACGAACCTGCAGAAGGTAAAAAGAAATCTCAGGTAGAAGAATATCTTGATTTCTACGAGGGAGAAGGAGTACAACACATTGCTGTTGCTACCAAAGACATTATTCATACGGTAACTGAACTTAAAAAACGTGGTGTAGAGTTTCTTTCTGCTCCACCAGAGGCCTATTATGATATGGTTCCTCAAAGAGTAGGTCATATTGATGAAGATCTTAAGAAACTTCAAGACTTAGGTATACTTATTGATCATGATGAAGAAGGATATCTGTTACAGATTTTTACTAAGCCTGTAGAAGACCGTCCTACTCTATTCTTCGAAATCATTGAAAGACATGGTGCACAGAGTTTTGGTGCCGGAAATTTCAAAGCATTGTTCGAAGCATTAGAAAGAGAACAGGAGAGAAGAGGAAATCTTTAA
- a CDS encoding alpha/beta hydrolase family protein: MNLIREKNIYLENKETKGFLADAFYSDTQEKQPLVIFVHGYKGYKDWGAWDLMGEKLAGEGFFFVKFNFSHNGTTVDDPHHFGDLEAFGNNNYTKELSDLGVVIDHFILDPHVNPEKIILVGHSRGGGISIIKTFEDERINGLITLASVDTLDRFPTGDFFEKWKKEGVYYALNGRTQQEMPHYYQFYEDYEQNIHRFDVERAAEMAKAYMLIIHGTQDEAVDVKHAEHLHILNPNSELFLIENGNHTFGAKEPWTDSTLPEDLNIVTEKCIDFLVKNLK, from the coding sequence ATGAATCTGATTAGGGAAAAGAATATTTATTTAGAAAATAAAGAAACAAAAGGGTTTCTTGCTGATGCTTTTTATAGTGATACTCAAGAAAAACAGCCTTTGGTCATTTTTGTTCATGGGTATAAAGGCTATAAAGATTGGGGAGCATGGGATTTAATGGGAGAGAAACTTGCAGGAGAAGGTTTTTTCTTTGTAAAGTTTAATTTTTCTCACAATGGAACCACTGTAGATGACCCTCATCATTTTGGCGATCTTGAAGCCTTTGGAAATAATAATTATACCAAAGAATTGTCTGATTTAGGGGTTGTTATTGACCATTTTATCCTGGATCCGCATGTAAATCCTGAAAAGATTATCCTGGTGGGGCACAGCAGAGGAGGAGGGATTTCCATTATTAAGACTTTTGAGGATGAAAGAATCAACGGATTGATTACTCTGGCCAGCGTAGATACCTTGGATCGTTTTCCCACAGGTGATTTTTTTGAAAAATGGAAGAAAGAAGGTGTTTATTATGCTTTGAATGGACGTACTCAACAAGAAATGCCTCATTACTATCAGTTTTATGAAGATTATGAGCAGAATATACACCGTTTTGATGTAGAACGGGCTGCAGAAATGGCTAAAGCTTATATGCTGATTATCCATGGGACGCAGGATGAAGCCGTAGACGTAAAGCACGCGGAGCATCTTCATATTCTTAACCCGAATTCAGAACTTTTTCTTATTGAGAATGGAAATCATACCTTTGGAGCTAAAGAACCCTGGACAGACTCTACGTTGCCGGAAGATCTGAACATTGTAACAGAAAAGTGTATTGATTTTTTAGTTAAAAATCTAAAATAA
- a CDS encoding GxxExxY protein — MYHKCLEEELRLRNISFKSELKVPVNYKGKEIDCDFFCDFLVEDLIVIELKSVVQLNDIHRAQLLNYINLMKKPKGILVDFNVKNLYHDGQETFVNKYYDMLF, encoded by the coding sequence GTGTATCATAAATGCCTGGAAGAAGAATTAAGATTAAGAAATATTAGTTTTAAATCTGAACTGAAGGTTCCTGTAAATTATAAAGGAAAAGAAATAGATTGTGATTTCTTTTGCGATTTTTTAGTTGAAGATTTAATTGTTATTGAGCTCAAATCAGTTGTTCAATTAAATGATATTCATAGGGCTCAGCTTTTAAATTACATCAACTTAATGAAGAAACCTAAAGGCATCTTAGTTGATTTTAATGTAAAAAATCTTTATCATGACGGACAGGAAACCTTTGTAAATAAATACTACGACATGCTTTTTTGA